The DNA region ATGGGTGATTGTTTGGTAGTATAAAACTACTAATGGGTACATGCGGTTTATGGCTTCACGTAACCAACCCCTTCTCAAAGAACTAATTTTTGGCCAACATATAGTAATAAATTTTTAAAGGAATTGGGACTATCATCAATATAACAAGATGAATTGCCAACGCGATCTGCAAGTATATTGCCAAATCTAACGCATGATAAAATTGTTTTTAAAAGATCCCGATCCTTGAAGAAATCAAACGACTCTGGACTAAAATTTTATAATTTGAAATCAAAAAATAAACTTACAAAATGATTATCATGTTAATAGTTCAATATTCATATTTAAAATAAATGGAAATAATCATTATATCATTATCAGCACTCATAGTTTCTATACTTACTTTTTTTCGGGTTTTGGTTTGGGAACAATCCTTACGCCTGTTTTTATGATTTTCTTTCCTGTGGAGTTGGCAATTGCATTAACAGGAGTGGTTCATTTCTTTAATAACATTTTCAAATTGTTTTTGGTCGGTAACAATGCTAACAAAGAAGTTTTGTTGCGCTTTGGTGTTCCTGCTGTAATTTCCGCTATGCTAGGTTCATGGATGTTATTAAACATAACCGACTTACAACCTTTGTTTTCTTATTACGCATTTGGAAAATATTTTGAAGTTTACCCTGTGAATTCTATTATTTCAGTTTTGCTTATTATTTTTGCAATTATTGATCTTATTCCTTATTTTAGCACTTTACAATTTGAAAAAGATAAGTTACCAATTGGCGGAATGTTAAGTGGCTTTTTTGGCGGACTTTCAGGAAACCAAGGTGCTTTTAGGAGTGCTTTTTTAATTAAGTCAGGACTTTCAAAAGAAGCATTTGTTGCCACTTCCGTAGTGGTTTCAACTTTTGTGGACTTCACTCGCCTAAGTATTTATGCGACAAGGTTTACTAAATCAGGACTGACAGACAACATAGTATTAGTAATTTGTGCTACACTCGCAGGAATTGCAGGAGCATATTTTGGTAATAAACTTTTGAAGAAAGTAACTTTAAGATTTCTGCAAATAACCATAGCAATAATGTTAATAATCATTTCACTCGCATTGGGTGCGGGAATAATTTAAAATAGAAAAATGAACTTAAAGATGACACTTATTGGATTGGCAATGTTGATCTTAACAAATTGCACGACCAAAGCACAACAAACGACTAACGAGGTAAAAATCGTTGGGGAGATGAAAAATGTAATGTGGAAAGGACAGCTTTACGGAAATGTTAACCTTCGCACTATTGCAAACAAGACAAATTTGTACGGACTTGGGCCTGTTGAGTATTTAGCAGGTGAAATCTTAATTATTGATGGTAGGTCATATAAATCAACCGTGTCTTCTGACTCAATAATGAAAGTCGAAGAAACTTACGACATAAAAGCTCCATTTTTTGGTTATGCAAACATTCCAATGTGGACTGAACAATCTTTGCCCGACAGCATTCAGACCGTTCAACAACTTGAAGAACATCTTGATAAGTTGACTATATCTTCACCAAGGCCATTTATGTTTAAACTTTCTGGAACGGTTGAACAGGCGATAATTCATGTTGTAAACTTGCCCAAAGGCGCAAAAGTGCATTCGCCAGCCGAAGCGCATCAAGGACAGGTGAATTACGAGATTCAAAACAAACAAGCAGACATTATTGGCTTCTTCTCAACAGAACACAAGGCCATTTTTACGCACCACGACACCTATCTTCACATGCATCTAATAACGACCGACAGGCAAAAAATGGGGCATTTAGATGAGGTTTTGCTCAAGAAAGGAACAATGAAACTTTATTTGCCAAAATATTAAGATATGAAAACGTTGATCATTATCAATGATGCACCATATGGCATAGAGGAGACATTTAATGCTTTAAGAATTGCTAATCAACTCAATAAAAACTTTCCGTAGTAATCGTTTTAATGGCCGGTGGTGTAAATTGTGCTATTCCAAACCAAAACACCCCAAGAGATAATTACCACATTGAGCGAATGTTGTAATTATCCACCAATAAAGGAACTCGACTCTTACTTTGTGGAAGTTGTCTTGAAGCAAGGGGACTTAAAAATATAGAACTTGTTGAAAAGGCAGAAATTAGCACAATGGCAGAACGAACCAAGTAGATTATTGAAAGTGAAAAAGTTTTGACCTTATAATGATGTAACGAAAGGCACAAATTATCCTAATTTAAAATACAAAACTCGGATTGAAAGAAAATTGCAAGTAGTTTACCATTTTGCTACTTGTAAATGCATTTGTGGGCAAAATGATTGGAATAGAGCAAACTATCTTTAACCAATTTGCAGAATTAGAATTTGGAGTGACATCAACAACGGCTATACTTTCTTTCATACAGCTTTCGGCACTAGAAAGACAATAGTAAACTATTATACAAGATAACTTGCCAATAAATTTAGATATATAAGTTTACTTCTATTTGACTCATTTCTTCCAATACCAATTTCCCTTATGCCCATATATACTGTTAATTGGAGGTGGGTAATTTTTCCCAATGCGCTTTTAGGTATCAGTCAAGGACTCACTTGGGGTAGCACTGTTGTTATGAAAATAGACCTTGCTGGAGAAAAAGACTGCTGACGGGGTTTATGCAAAACTTTTAGACGGCATTAAATAAACCTTTTTTATACAAAATCATACAACGGCCCTCTGTCTCTGTTACAGTGGTCCTTTTTGTTTTATCCGGTTCGTTTAAGCATACAATAGACTCCCCAAAGGGGACTTATTTAAAAATAAGACGGGTTGCTTCCATAGAGAAACAACCCATTTTACTTGACTTCAAACCTTGAGTTCACCTCACGCCGCGACGGCTGCTTGGTTCAGGAATTCACGAAGGACGTAGTTTAAGATACCGCCATTTCGATAGTAATCTACATCAATCGGTGTGTCTAAACGGCAAATGGCTTGGAATTGCACCTGTGTACCATCTGCTTTGGTTGCCGTTACCGTGATTTCTTGACGGGGCGTTACATCGTCCGTGACAGGAATATCAAAGGACTCGGTTCCGTCTAAGCCCAACGTCTCGGCGGTTTCTCCCGCTTTATATACCAATGGTAGAACGCCCATCCCCACCAAATTGGAGCGATGAATCCGTTCAAAACTTTCGGCAATTACTGCTTTTACGCCCAGAAGCATGGTTCCTTTGGCGGCCCAGTCGCGGGAGGAGCCCATTCCATAGTCTTTTCCACCCAAGACCACCAACGGCATACCGGCCTCTTGGTATCGCATGGAAGCGTCATAGACACTTGTCACTTCGCCCGTTGGAAAATAAGTGGTCCAGCCGCCTTCGGTTCCCGGAGCCACTTGATTCCTGATGCGAATATTGGCAAACGTACCGCGCATCATCACTTCGTGTGCGCCCCGACGCGAGCCATAGCTATTGAAGTCTTTGGGTTCAATGCCATTTTCCAGCAAGTATTTCCCGGCGGGTGTGTCTTTTTTGAACGAGCCAGCGGGCGAGATGTGGTCCGTGGTAACAGAATCACCCAGTTTAAGCAGCACCTTTGCACCAGAGATGGGTTCAATCGCCGAGACCTCGCGGGTGAGCGTGGTGAAAAAGGGTGGTTCTTGCACATATGTCGAAACCGCATTCCATTCATAAAGCGCGCCTTCGGCCACCGGAATGGCGTTCCAGTCTTCATTGGAGGTTTCCACACCATGGTATTCCTTCAGGAACATAGATGCCGTCACATATTTTGAGACCAATTCGTTAACCTCGGCAGCGGTTGGCCAGAGGTCTTTTAGGTAAATTGCTTGGCCCAAGTCGTTGGTACCGATGGGGTCGCTCATGAGGTCCAAGTCCACTGTTCCGGCCAAGGCATAAGAAACGACCAACATCGGTGAGGCCAGATAATTGGCTTTCACCAAGGGATGAACACGGCCTTCGAAGTTGCGGTTTCCGGAAAGAACGCCCGCTACCACCAAGTCGCCATCGGTAATGGCTTTGTTGACAGGTTCCCGAAGTGGTCCTGAATTTCCGATACAAGTGGTACAGCCATATCCCACCACATTAAACCCGATTTGATTTAGATAGGGTAGAAGACCGGCTTCGCGTAGATATTCCGTTACCACGCGGCTACCGGGAGCAAGCGAAGTTTTGACATAAGGCTTCACCTTGAGGCCATGTTCTATGGCTCTTTTGGCGATCAGCCCTGCACCCATCAAAACAAAGGGGTTCGAGGTATTGGTACAAGACGTGATAGCGGCAATCACCACATCGCCATTCTTCATGGTAAGTTTTTGTTTTCCATCGTCGTAGGTGGATAAAGCAGCCACTTTTTCCGGTACAAGTCCAAAGCCGGCTGGCCCGATTGGCGCGGTAAGGGCTGATTGAAATTCCTTGCCCACGTCGGGTACAAAAATGCGGTCTTGCGGACGTTTGGGCCCGGCAACGCTTGGCACGACATCGGCCAAGTTTAGGCTGAGTGTATCGGTAAAGACCGGATCGGACGTTTCGTCGGTGCGGAAAAGCCCTTGTTCTTTGGTATAGCGCTCTACCATCGTCACCAGCGCTTCGTCGCGGCCCGTACGACGCAAGTAATTCAATGCCTCGTCGTCAATCGGGAAAAACCCGATGGTTGCGCCATATTCTGGGGCCATATTGGCGATCATGGCGCGGTCTGCGAGACCAATACTGGAGATGCCTGGACCATAAAATTCCACGAATTTATCCACTACGCCTTTTTTACGGAGCATCTGCGTAATCGTGAGCGTAAGGTCTGTTGGTGTAACCCCTTCGCGGAGTTTACCTTCGAGCTTAAAGCCAATGACCTGCGGAATGAGCATGTAAATCGGCTGACCAAGCATGACCGCCTCGGCCTCGATACCACCCACACCCCAACCTACAATCCCGAGGCCATTGATCATCGTGGTATGGCTATCTGTTCCGACCAATGAATCTGGATAGATCACATCCAAACCCTCTTCTTCTGGTCGTCGCCAAGCGGCTTTAGCAAGGTATTCGAGGTTGATCTGGTGGACAATTCCGCGGGCGGGGGGAACCACCCCAAAGTTGTCTAAGGCTTGTTGTCCCCAGCGCAAGAACTCGTAGCGTTCGCGGTTGCGTTCAAATTCCAACTGGTTATTGATGAGCATTGCGGCTTCCGAGCCATACTCATCCACCTGCACAGAGTGGTCTATCACCAAATCTACAGGAACACGCGGATTGATCACATCTGGGTTTCCGCCGAGGCGTTGCATGGCCGAACGCATGGCGGCCAAGTCCACCACACAAGGCACACCCGTAAAGTCTTGTAAAATAACGCGTGCGGGCAAGAAAGGGATTTCCTCGGCCACTGGATTGGCGGGATCGTAGGCAGCTAATCGCTCGATGGCCGTTTTCGGTACCACGTAATCATCACAATTCCGTAGGGCCGATTCTAACAGCACTTTGATGGAGAATGGGAGGCGGCTTACTTGCCCGAATCCATCCTGCTCTAATTTGTCCAAACGGTAGAGGTAGGCTTGTCCAGAGCCCGTATCAAATAGTTGTCGTGCTCCAAAAAGGTTTTTCTTTTCGCTCATGTGCGTAACGTGTTTGCTGTTGAAAGGATGGCGCGCAGGGGCCTTCACAATCTACAACGTGTTGAGAGAGACTGGGATGAAATTTTCCAGACAATCGGCGGAAAATGATGAAAAATGGCCCGTCTTCAACGACAAACAGGCCATATACGAGGTTCCGCGCTGATGCTCCCTCTTCCGAAAGGGTTTTATGAGGTGTCCCTCACCATGATGTATCCCCACGCTCGGTACTCATTAGCTAAGCCAACGAATTACCAAGAACCCACCTACCAATAAGAGCACAAACAAAACACTCAGGATTTCTAAATATTTGTCTATAAAAGCTTTTATAGCTCGGCCAAAGAAATAAAATAACGCTCCAATAAGAAAGAAGCGTAACGCACGACTGGCTATTGAGGCCAACATAAAGACCACAAAATTTAAATCAAAAACCCCTGCCGTGATTGTGGCTACTTTGTAGGGAACAGGAGTGAGACCGGCCACCATCACTGCCCAAAAGTCGTACTCGCGGTAAAGCGCTCCCGCACGTTCAAAAACTTCGGTGGTGAACCCCGGAATATGGTCGAAGAAAAACTGTGCAAATCCACTAAATGCGCCCGCCGCATCATACCAAAGAAAATGTCCGATCCCATACCCAAACACACCACCCACAACGGAGCCAATGGTACAAACCAGCGCAAACCAAAGGGAACGCTTAGGCAAACCTACACAAAGCGCCATGAGCAAAACGTCTGGTGGAATGGGGAAAAAGATAGACTCAGAGAAGGCAAGCAGTGCAAGTGCTGGAACTCCATACGGCTTGCTGGCCAAAGATTCCACCCAGTCTTTGATCCGGTGTATCCATCCAAAAAGGCCGCTGTATCGGTCTTTCTCGGTTGTGCTGTGCGTCATTAGGAGGTTGTTTTAAATTTAATTGGACAGGAGAAAAGGCAGAATCGCATTTATCATCCATACAGTTCCCCAAAAAGACCAAATAAGTCTTTTTTTAACAGATCAAATAGGCGCTCGTTGTTTTTAGCGTGGGCAGGATAAGCCTGGTAGAATTAACTCCCAAAATCGCGTTGGAGTTACGGTGTAAACCTAGATACATACAACCAGGTTCACAAGACCGCCACTATTTAAAGGTACGTGCTCTATTTGCCCCCAACGATACAACTGGCGACGATGGTTCAGGCGACGGATTGGACTGAGCCACTTCATGCAGGATTGCCAACAAAAAACAAATGCCCAACAAAAGAACACGCAAGTTCTTAACCATTTTACAGGCTTCCTCTTTCGCATAGAGGCATCGCCAAACAACTTAGCCCTTACCAATTGAGGGTGGCGGCTTATCGTGCGCCCGCTTCTAAATTCGAGAGCAAGTAGCGGGTAAGAAGTTCATACAAATGACGGCTCGTGTTTTTTCCTTCATAAATGCCATGTGCCCGATTGGGATAGGCCATCATGGTGAAGGGCTTATTGGCCTCAATCAGGGCATTAATCAGGCGCTCGGTCCCTTGGTAATGCACATTGTCGTCGCCTGTGCCATGCACCACCAACAAATTCCCCTTCAGTTGGTGGGCAAACGTGAGCGGGGATCCAATGCGGTAACCCTCTGGATTGTCCTGTGGTGTGTCCATGTAACGTTCTTGATAAATGGTATCATACAACCGTTGGTCAGGCACGGGTGCAACCGACATGCCCGTTTTGTACCAATCGGACGAGCGGAAAAGCAGGTTAAGCGTCATAGAGCCTCCCCCGCTCCATCCCCAAACACCTACCCGTGTGGAGTCTATCCAAGACCACTTTTGGGCCATATTGCGCGAGGCGGTTACTTGCTCCTGCGAGGCCAAAACACCAATTTGGCCGTAGATGATCTTCCTCCAATCACGACCCCGTAAAGATGGGGTTCCTTGGTTGTCTAAACTGGCCACGATATAGCCTTTTTGGGTCAGCATGGTATGCCACAGAAAATTCCGACCGCCCCAAGAGTCCATAACGGTTTGTCCAGCGGGTTCGCCATACACATGATAGAGGATCGGATATTTTTTGCTGGGATCAAAGTCAGCAGGTTTCATGATCCAGCCATCCAATTGCACGCCATTTCCAGCGTCAATCCGGAAAAACTCGGATTTTGCTGCGCGAACGGCTGCCACACGCTCTTTTAGACGGGTATTGGGCACGGGTATGCGGAGTGTTTCATGTGCTGGCAGGCGGATAATCTCGGTTGTGGGTGGTGTCCCAAATGCAGACCACGTGTGCAAGGCAAATTGGCCGTTCGGAGAAACATTGTATTGATGAACACCTGCTTGTGATTTTGGTGTCAGACGCTCATTTCCCGTACCGTCCAATCGGATACGATACAAATAACGTTGAGTAGGATTTTCTGGCGAGGCGATATAATAGACCCATCCGGAGGCAGGATCTATCTGAAGCACCCGCGCCACATCAAAATCGCCTTTGGTAATGGCCTCAATTCGGCTGCCATCTCTTTGTATTTTATAGAGTTTACGCCAACCATCGCGTTCACTGACCCATGTAAATGCCTTTTCGCTGTCTGTCCAAATCAAGTCATCTACCACATCTACCCACGCCTTGGGATCCGCATCGGTGAAGACGGTACGAGTACGTCCGGTTTTTACATCACACAGCATCACTTGATTTGTGTTTTGCTTACGATTCATGCGTTGAATAACCAATTCGTGTGCATTTCCGGCCCA from Bacteroidetes Order II. bacterium includes:
- a CDS encoding DedA family protein is translated as MTHSTTEKDRYSGLFGWIHRIKDWVESLASKPYGVPALALLAFSESIFFPIPPDVLLMALCVGLPKRSLWFALVCTIGSVVGGVFGYGIGHFLWYDAAGAFSGFAQFFFDHIPGFTTEVFERAGALYREYDFWAVMVAGLTPVPYKVATITAGVFDLNFVVFMLASIASRALRFFLIGALFYFFGRAIKAFIDKYLEILSVLFVLLLVGGFLVIRWLS
- a CDS encoding sulfite exporter TauE/SafE family protein, with the protein product MGTILTPVFMIFFPVELAIALTGVVHFFNNIFKLFLVGNNANKEVLLRFGVPAVISAMLGSWMLLNITDLQPLFSYYAFGKYFEVYPVNSIISVLLIIFAIIDLIPYFSTLQFEKDKLPIGGMLSGFFGGLSGNQGAFRSAFLIKSGLSKEAFVATSVVVSTFVDFTRLSIYATRFTKSGLTDNIVLVICATLAGIAGAYFGNKLLKKVTLRFLQITIAIMLIIISLALGAGII
- the acnA gene encoding aconitate hydratase AcnA, producing MSEKKNLFGARQLFDTGSGQAYLYRLDKLEQDGFGQVSRLPFSIKVLLESALRNCDDYVVPKTAIERLAAYDPANPVAEEIPFLPARVILQDFTGVPCVVDLAAMRSAMQRLGGNPDVINPRVPVDLVIDHSVQVDEYGSEAAMLINNQLEFERNRERYEFLRWGQQALDNFGVVPPARGIVHQINLEYLAKAAWRRPEEEGLDVIYPDSLVGTDSHTTMINGLGIVGWGVGGIEAEAVMLGQPIYMLIPQVIGFKLEGKLREGVTPTDLTLTITQMLRKKGVVDKFVEFYGPGISSIGLADRAMIANMAPEYGATIGFFPIDDEALNYLRRTGRDEALVTMVERYTKEQGLFRTDETSDPVFTDTLSLNLADVVPSVAGPKRPQDRIFVPDVGKEFQSALTAPIGPAGFGLVPEKVAALSTYDDGKQKLTMKNGDVVIAAITSCTNTSNPFVLMGAGLIAKRAIEHGLKVKPYVKTSLAPGSRVVTEYLREAGLLPYLNQIGFNVVGYGCTTCIGNSGPLREPVNKAITDGDLVVAGVLSGNRNFEGRVHPLVKANYLASPMLVVSYALAGTVDLDLMSDPIGTNDLGQAIYLKDLWPTAAEVNELVSKYVTASMFLKEYHGVETSNEDWNAIPVAEGALYEWNAVSTYVQEPPFFTTLTREVSAIEPISGAKVLLKLGDSVTTDHISPAGSFKKDTPAGKYLLENGIEPKDFNSYGSRRGAHEVMMRGTFANIRIRNQVAPGTEGGWTTYFPTGEVTSVYDASMRYQEAGMPLVVLGGKDYGMGSSRDWAAKGTMLLGVKAVIAESFERIHRSNLVGMGVLPLVYKAGETAETLGLDGTESFDIPVTDDVTPRQEITVTATKADGTQVQFQAICRLDTPIDVDYYRNGGILNYVLREFLNQAAVAA
- a CDS encoding acetolactate decarboxylase, with protein sequence MTLIGLAMLILTNCTTKAQQTTNEVKIVGEMKNVMWKGQLYGNVNLRTIANKTNLYGLGPVEYLAGEILIIDGRSYKSTVSSDSIMKVEETYDIKAPFFGYANIPMWTEQSLPDSIQTVQQLEEHLDKLTISSPRPFMFKLSGTVEQAIIHVVNLPKGAKVHSPAEAHQGQVNYEIQNKQADIIGFFSTEHKAIFTHHDTYLHMHLITTDRQKMGHLDEVLLKKGTMKLYLPKY
- a CDS encoding S9 family peptidase is translated as MRSYLRFCLFVMLAGSGWLFAQNPASGMLTFDQLFSGHFGAEGFGPVRWMDGGASYTTLERPANGSVGQDLVAYDTATGVRRILIPAKTFTPKGSEKAIEIEDYEWSPDHKQMLLFTNSERVWRTNTRGDYWVLEVASGKLWKLGGKAPASTLMFAKFSPDGKQVAYVRQNNIYTENLTTGRILQLTRDGNRTTINGTFDWVYEEEFGLQDGFRWSPDSKSIAYWQLDAKGVRDFLLINNTDSLYSYVIPIQYPKAGTTNSAARVGVVPATGGLTKWMNVPGDLRNNYIARMEWAGNAHELVIQRMNRKQNTNQVMLCDVKTGRTRTVFTDADPKAWVDVVDDLIWTDSEKAFTWVSERDGWRKLYKIQRDGSRIEAITKGDFDVARVLQIDPASGWVYYIASPENPTQRYLYRIRLDGTGNERLTPKSQAGVHQYNVSPNGQFALHTWSAFGTPPTTEIIRLPAHETLRIPVPNTRLKERVAAVRAAKSEFFRIDAGNGVQLDGWIMKPADFDPSKKYPILYHVYGEPAGQTVMDSWGGRNFLWHTMLTQKGYIVASLDNQGTPSLRGRDWRKIIYGQIGVLASQEQVTASRNMAQKWSWIDSTRVGVWGWSGGGSMTLNLLFRSSDWYKTGMSVAPVPDQRLYDTIYQERYMDTPQDNPEGYRIGSPLTFAHQLKGNLLVVHGTGDDNVHYQGTERLINALIEANKPFTMMAYPNRAHGIYEGKNTSRHLYELLTRYLLSNLEAGAR